From the genome of Spodoptera frugiperda isolate SF20-4 chromosome 23, AGI-APGP_CSIRO_Sfru_2.0, whole genome shotgun sequence, one region includes:
- the LOC118266724 gene encoding uncharacterized protein LOC118266724, which produces MIDKSEILVETKETNSTSFEDTVNSILCGLGAQKYIEIFKKQKIDQYGLSELSDEDLLKLGIVEPDIRNQLIERAKLLPAYEESQAIRIATLGPTEMVEVFEECALLLHRIHLSMVASNSALSKTKKVSDCLLYKDKYASNVALATLNEINNILNSMEIAVNSKFKVKKTKNNKAKKILVGTIGSAVIAALAVLFTRSLKQL; this is translated from the exons ATGATTGATAAATCAGAGATTTTGGTGGAAACTAAGGAGACAAACTCGACAAGTTTTGAGGATACTGTAAATTCTATACTATGTGGGTTAGGTGCTCAAAAATATATCGAGATATTCAA aaaacaaaaaattgATCAGTATGGATTATCGGAATTGTCAGACGAAGATCTCCTAAAATTGGGTATTGTTGAACCTGATATAAGGAACCAACTCATTGAACGTGCCAAGTTGCTTCCTGCATATGAAGAATCTCAAGCTATTAG GATCGCTACTTTGGGTCCAACGGAAATGGTTGAAGTTTTTGAAGAATGTGCCTTGCTACTCCATAGGATACATCTTAGTATGGTAGCCAGTAACTCAGCACtgagtaaaactaaaaaagtatCAGACTGTTTgctatataaagataaatatgcATCTAATGTAGCACTGGCCacattaaacgaaataaataacatattaaattcTATGGAAATAGCAGTGAATTCAAAATTCAAG gtaaaaaagacaaaaaacaataaagcaaagaaaattttagtTGGAACCATTGGGAGTGCTGTGATTGCTGCATTGGCCGTTCTATTCACTCGATCCCTGAAACAACTCTGA
- the LOC118266723 gene encoding nephrin isoform X1, whose translation MNSFIYLTVIVLLLNSLCAQEIYEKVDAVLGQSVELPCNVTSEKKNDKLNILAWYRNGSTTAFYSSRDLRHGDKSTTSTSNRYRLVTGEAKGEDKLQIANVRASDAGLYTCLADFAASPAYKTHVQLAVIEPPRHLWVVHENGTQVAKASAGSNTSQNVGPYYVGDTVHLACVAYGGKPLASLSWWTDQRFLKNTLTPLSEHRVRGDLIYGPLQREDHGRVFTCLAKNNEIIAPLSIDITIDMYLPPDLVSLRSEGPDSDGSTGRVRAGEALALQCRVLGARPLPPIVWRLADNQLLNLEQKITMEPSQRLVVSDIQLTIDRKYDESHITCCAPAHRRNSEQFVCAQPLPLTVLYPPILEIVVTDADVENNTVTVIKGSNLSLACSYQANPDVYELLFIHKEDIIVNTDKDSKGNVQQFLEIKNVTEKDGGEYACVANNNEGSTYSEPINIHVIYPSYCEDNAIMEYGVGVNEAVNLTCNVKSNPAPKSYRWILVNEAVNISTLRNRPHESVETEDSILLYQRPNGTDYSTIFCWGQNDVPSKGLIHTPCTFLVTGETIPRPPSNCEAKKNSMNDIIIACEKGHDGGLPQKFKFTVQAVDTEEELVSITNLEPKFMIQEPSYDNYKFVIIAFNDKGESQVVEVDKGSIVSEEIAPPVTVSSVRNITTLALALCGGVALVALAACGLVLCTYDRTSRLDLPRDLSDPPLCAYNTEESNCETYHDSDEGSECNVRRTDSFRRAVSRHSSKNFDVRRTSSFHSARYMHDAADPEAVSKCNEIPRHTTCRVHSLQNIHRKKEMDALCDHLVLHLPPETNYNVPRPMNTFYTMPRKMRHKLAKELSDETSEITQNSDGFSLPPPPDEFGTYRAGTRIKDMPTKSTPTYTTVIRKNSTGRDPTKQQYNVSTMNTVGLPTVSGGQHGGVYSYPDDDHHPSHPQDTLSSTGGFQTYFTPRESGL comes from the exons atgaatagttttatatatttaacgGTGatcgttttattattaaacagttTATGTGCACAAGAAATATATGAAAAGG TGGATGCTGTGTTAGGACAGAGTGTGGAACTGCCATGCAACGTGACTTCGGAAAAAAAGAACGACAAACTGAATATACTTGCCTGGTACAGAAATGGTTCGACTACAGCATTTTACAG CAGTCGCGACTTACGCCACGGGGACAAGAGCACCACATCGACAAGCAATCGGTACCGACTGGTGACGGGAGAAGCCAAGGGGGAGGACAAGCTGCAGATAGCCAACGTACGAGCCTCTGATGCAGGCTTGTACACCTGCCTCGCAGACTTCGCAGCTAGCCCAGCTTACAAAACTCACGTTCAATTAGCTGTCATTG AACCACCGCGGCATCTATGGGTTGTACATGAAAATGGCACTCAAGTGGCAAAGGCCAGCGCTGGCTCCAACACGAGCCAAAACGTGGGACCTTACTACGTGGGGGACACCGTTCACCTTGCTTGCGTGGCCTATGGAG GTAAGCCTCTAGCTTCATTGTCATGGTGGACGGACCAGCGGTTTTTGAAGAACACCCTGACGCCACTGTCGGAGCATCGTGTGCGCGGTGACCTGATATATGGACCCTTGCAGCGAGAGGATCACGGCCGAGTCTTCACATGCTTAGCTAAAAACAACGAGATTATCGCACCGTTGTCTATAGACATCACCATAGATATGTACT TGCCGCCTGACTTGGTGTCCCTGCGGAGCGAGGGCCCGGACTCGGACGGGTCGACGGGGCGGGTGCGCGCGGGCGAGGCGCTGGCGCTGCAGTGCCGCGTGCTCGGCGCGCGCCCGCTGCCGCCCATCGTCTGGCGGCTCGCCGACAATCAGCTGCTCAACTTGGAGCAGAAAATTACT ATGGAGCCCTCACAGCGGCTCGTGGTGAGCGACATCCAGCTAACGATAGACCGGAAGTACGATGAGTCGCACATTACGTGCTGTGCGCCTGCGCACCGCCGCAACTCGGAACAATTCGTATGCGCACAACCACTACCCCTCACCGTGTTGT ATCCACCCATACTGGAAATCGTGGTGACAGACGCGGATGTGGAGAACAACACGGTCACAGTGATCAAAGGATCCAACTTGTCACTAGCTTGTAGTTACCAAGCCAACCCTGATGTATACGAACTTCTCTTCATTCATAAG GAAGATATAATAGTGAATACTGACAAAGACAGTAAAGGAAATGTACAGCagtttttagaaattaaaaacgTAACTGAAAAGGATGGCGGCGAGTACGCGTGTGTCGCGAACAATAACGAGGGGTCCACGTACAGCGAACCGATCAACATACACGTTATTT ACCCCTCCTACTGCGAAGATAACGCCATAATGGAATACGGTGTTGGAGTAAACGAAGCGGTAAACTTGACTTGCAACGTGAAAAGTAACCCCGCGCCGAAGTCATATCGCTGGATTCTAGTCAACGAGGCTGTGAACATCAGCACTCTAAGAAATCGTCCGCATGAATCTGTTGAAACTGAAGATTCGATATTGTTGTACCAGCGGCCTAACGGAACTGATTACA GTACAATATTCTGTTGGGGACAAAACGATGTGCCTTCAAAAGGGCTGATTCATACACCATGCACATTCTTGGTGACCGGAGAAACAATACCTCGTCCGCCAAGTAACTGCGAAGCTAAGAAAAATTCCATGAATGACATTATTATCGCGTGTGAGAAAGGACACGACGGAGGATTGCCTcag AAATTTAAATTCACCGTGCAAGCTGTGGACACTGAAGAAGAATTAGTTTCAATAACCAATTTGGAACCAAAGTTCATGATACAAGAACCGAGTTACGATAACTACAAATTCGTGATCATAGCTTTCAACGATAAAGGAGAGAGTCAAGTTGTAGAGGTCGATAAGGGCAGCATAGTGAGTGAAGAAATTG CCCCCCCGGTGACagtgagcagcgtgcgcaacaTAACAACACTAGCGCTGGCGCTGTGCGGCGGCGTGGCGCTGGTGGCGCTGGCCGCCTGCGGACTCGTGCTCTGCACCTACGACCGCACCTCGCGCCTCGACCTGCCGCGGGACCTCTCCGACCCACCGCTCTGCGCCTATAATACTGAAG AATCGAACTGTGAAACATATCACGACAGCGACGAAGGTAGCGAGTGCAACGTCAGACGGACGGATTCGTTCCGGCGAGCCGTATCGAGACATTCGTCCAAAAACTTCGATGTGCGGCGGACTAGTTCCTTCCACTCGGCGCGCTACATGCATGACGCGGCCGACCCGGAGGCAGTGAGCAAGTGCAACGAAATACCTCGACACACCACCTGCAGAGTACACTCCTTGCAGAATATccatagaaagaaagaaatggaTGCGCTCTGTGATCACCTAGTGCTGCATCTACCTCCAGAAACTAATTACAACGTTCCGAGACCG ATGAATACATTCTACACGATGCCAAGAAAAATGCGACACAAACTCGCAAAGGAGCTTAGTGACGAGACTTCCGAAATAACACAGAATTCAGATGGATTTTCTTTGCCGCCTCCACCAGACGAATTCGGCACTTATCGCGCAGGAACCAGAATCAAGGACATGCCGACTAAGTCGACACCAACGTACACAACAGTTATAAGAAAGAACTCTACAGGGAGGGATCCCACTAAACAGCAGTATAACGTGTCCACAATGAACACAGTGGGACTGCCCACGGTCAGTGGCGGCCAACACGGCGGAGTGTACTCTTACCCAGACGACGACCATCACCCATCCCATCCGCAG gacACGCTGAGTTCTACTGGCGGTTTCCAAACTTATTTCACCCCTAGGGAATCTggattgtaa
- the LOC118266723 gene encoding nephrin isoform X3, which yields MNSFIYLTVIVLLLNSLCAQEIYEKVDAVLGQSVELPCNVTSEKKNDKLNILAWYRNGSTTAFYSRDLRHGDKSTTSTSNRYRLVTGEAKGEDKLQIANVRASDAGLYTCLADFAASPAYKTHVQLAVIEPPRHLWVVHENGTQVAKASAGSNTSQNVGPYYVGDTVHLACVAYGGKPLASLSWWTDQRFLKNTLTPLSEHRVRGDLIYGPLQREDHGRVFTCLAKNNEIIAPLSIDITIDMYLPPDLVSLRSEGPDSDGSTGRVRAGEALALQCRVLGARPLPPIVWRLADNQLLNLEQKITMEPSQRLVVSDIQLTIDRKYDESHITCCAPAHRRNSEQFVCAQPLPLTVLYPPILEIVVTDADVENNTVTVIKGSNLSLACSYQANPDVYELLFIHKEDIIVNTDKDSKGNVQQFLEIKNVTEKDGGEYACVANNNEGSTYSEPINIHVIYPSYCEDNAIMEYGVGVNEAVNLTCNVKSNPAPKSYRWILVNEAVNISTLRNRPHESVETEDSILLYQRPNGTDYSTIFCWGQNDVPSKGLIHTPCTFLVTGETIPRPPSNCEAKKNSMNDIIIACEKGHDGGLPQKFKFTVQAVDTEEELVSITNLEPKFMIQEPSYDNYKFVIIAFNDKGESQVVEVDKGSIVSEEIAPPVTVSSVRNITTLALALCGGVALVALAACGLVLCTYDRTSRLDLPRDLSDPPLCAYNTEESNCETYHDSDEGSECNVRRTDSFRRAVSRHSSKNFDVRRTSSFHSARYMHDAADPEAVSKCNEIPRHTTCRVHSLQNIHRKKEMDALCDHLVLHLPPETNYNVPRPMNTFYTMPRKMRHKLAKELSDETSEITQNSDGFSLPPPPDEFGTYRAGTRIKDMPTKSTPTYTTVIRKNSTGRDPTKQQYNVSTMNTVGLPTVSGGQHGGVYSYPDDDHHPSHPQVNTNPFDEDSS from the exons atgaatagttttatatatttaacgGTGatcgttttattattaaacagttTATGTGCACAAGAAATATATGAAAAGG TGGATGCTGTGTTAGGACAGAGTGTGGAACTGCCATGCAACGTGACTTCGGAAAAAAAGAACGACAAACTGAATATACTTGCCTGGTACAGAAATGGTTCGACTACAGCATTTTACAG TCGCGACTTACGCCACGGGGACAAGAGCACCACATCGACAAGCAATCGGTACCGACTGGTGACGGGAGAAGCCAAGGGGGAGGACAAGCTGCAGATAGCCAACGTACGAGCCTCTGATGCAGGCTTGTACACCTGCCTCGCAGACTTCGCAGCTAGCCCAGCTTACAAAACTCACGTTCAATTAGCTGTCATTG AACCACCGCGGCATCTATGGGTTGTACATGAAAATGGCACTCAAGTGGCAAAGGCCAGCGCTGGCTCCAACACGAGCCAAAACGTGGGACCTTACTACGTGGGGGACACCGTTCACCTTGCTTGCGTGGCCTATGGAG GTAAGCCTCTAGCTTCATTGTCATGGTGGACGGACCAGCGGTTTTTGAAGAACACCCTGACGCCACTGTCGGAGCATCGTGTGCGCGGTGACCTGATATATGGACCCTTGCAGCGAGAGGATCACGGCCGAGTCTTCACATGCTTAGCTAAAAACAACGAGATTATCGCACCGTTGTCTATAGACATCACCATAGATATGTACT TGCCGCCTGACTTGGTGTCCCTGCGGAGCGAGGGCCCGGACTCGGACGGGTCGACGGGGCGGGTGCGCGCGGGCGAGGCGCTGGCGCTGCAGTGCCGCGTGCTCGGCGCGCGCCCGCTGCCGCCCATCGTCTGGCGGCTCGCCGACAATCAGCTGCTCAACTTGGAGCAGAAAATTACT ATGGAGCCCTCACAGCGGCTCGTGGTGAGCGACATCCAGCTAACGATAGACCGGAAGTACGATGAGTCGCACATTACGTGCTGTGCGCCTGCGCACCGCCGCAACTCGGAACAATTCGTATGCGCACAACCACTACCCCTCACCGTGTTGT ATCCACCCATACTGGAAATCGTGGTGACAGACGCGGATGTGGAGAACAACACGGTCACAGTGATCAAAGGATCCAACTTGTCACTAGCTTGTAGTTACCAAGCCAACCCTGATGTATACGAACTTCTCTTCATTCATAAG GAAGATATAATAGTGAATACTGACAAAGACAGTAAAGGAAATGTACAGCagtttttagaaattaaaaacgTAACTGAAAAGGATGGCGGCGAGTACGCGTGTGTCGCGAACAATAACGAGGGGTCCACGTACAGCGAACCGATCAACATACACGTTATTT ACCCCTCCTACTGCGAAGATAACGCCATAATGGAATACGGTGTTGGAGTAAACGAAGCGGTAAACTTGACTTGCAACGTGAAAAGTAACCCCGCGCCGAAGTCATATCGCTGGATTCTAGTCAACGAGGCTGTGAACATCAGCACTCTAAGAAATCGTCCGCATGAATCTGTTGAAACTGAAGATTCGATATTGTTGTACCAGCGGCCTAACGGAACTGATTACA GTACAATATTCTGTTGGGGACAAAACGATGTGCCTTCAAAAGGGCTGATTCATACACCATGCACATTCTTGGTGACCGGAGAAACAATACCTCGTCCGCCAAGTAACTGCGAAGCTAAGAAAAATTCCATGAATGACATTATTATCGCGTGTGAGAAAGGACACGACGGAGGATTGCCTcag AAATTTAAATTCACCGTGCAAGCTGTGGACACTGAAGAAGAATTAGTTTCAATAACCAATTTGGAACCAAAGTTCATGATACAAGAACCGAGTTACGATAACTACAAATTCGTGATCATAGCTTTCAACGATAAAGGAGAGAGTCAAGTTGTAGAGGTCGATAAGGGCAGCATAGTGAGTGAAGAAATTG CCCCCCCGGTGACagtgagcagcgtgcgcaacaTAACAACACTAGCGCTGGCGCTGTGCGGCGGCGTGGCGCTGGTGGCGCTGGCCGCCTGCGGACTCGTGCTCTGCACCTACGACCGCACCTCGCGCCTCGACCTGCCGCGGGACCTCTCCGACCCACCGCTCTGCGCCTATAATACTGAAG AATCGAACTGTGAAACATATCACGACAGCGACGAAGGTAGCGAGTGCAACGTCAGACGGACGGATTCGTTCCGGCGAGCCGTATCGAGACATTCGTCCAAAAACTTCGATGTGCGGCGGACTAGTTCCTTCCACTCGGCGCGCTACATGCATGACGCGGCCGACCCGGAGGCAGTGAGCAAGTGCAACGAAATACCTCGACACACCACCTGCAGAGTACACTCCTTGCAGAATATccatagaaagaaagaaatggaTGCGCTCTGTGATCACCTAGTGCTGCATCTACCTCCAGAAACTAATTACAACGTTCCGAGACCG ATGAATACATTCTACACGATGCCAAGAAAAATGCGACACAAACTCGCAAAGGAGCTTAGTGACGAGACTTCCGAAATAACACAGAATTCAGATGGATTTTCTTTGCCGCCTCCACCAGACGAATTCGGCACTTATCGCGCAGGAACCAGAATCAAGGACATGCCGACTAAGTCGACACCAACGTACACAACAGTTATAAGAAAGAACTCTACAGGGAGGGATCCCACTAAACAGCAGTATAACGTGTCCACAATGAACACAGTGGGACTGCCCACGGTCAGTGGCGGCCAACACGGCGGAGTGTACTCTTACCCAGACGACGACCATCACCCATCCCATCCGCAGGTAAATACAAACCCTTTCGACGAAGACTCCTCATAG
- the LOC118266723 gene encoding nephrin isoform X2 → MNSFIYLTVIVLLLNSLCAQEIYEKVDAVLGQSVELPCNVTSEKKNDKLNILAWYRNGSTTAFYSRDLRHGDKSTTSTSNRYRLVTGEAKGEDKLQIANVRASDAGLYTCLADFAASPAYKTHVQLAVIEPPRHLWVVHENGTQVAKASAGSNTSQNVGPYYVGDTVHLACVAYGGKPLASLSWWTDQRFLKNTLTPLSEHRVRGDLIYGPLQREDHGRVFTCLAKNNEIIAPLSIDITIDMYLPPDLVSLRSEGPDSDGSTGRVRAGEALALQCRVLGARPLPPIVWRLADNQLLNLEQKITMEPSQRLVVSDIQLTIDRKYDESHITCCAPAHRRNSEQFVCAQPLPLTVLYPPILEIVVTDADVENNTVTVIKGSNLSLACSYQANPDVYELLFIHKEDIIVNTDKDSKGNVQQFLEIKNVTEKDGGEYACVANNNEGSTYSEPINIHVIYPSYCEDNAIMEYGVGVNEAVNLTCNVKSNPAPKSYRWILVNEAVNISTLRNRPHESVETEDSILLYQRPNGTDYSTIFCWGQNDVPSKGLIHTPCTFLVTGETIPRPPSNCEAKKNSMNDIIIACEKGHDGGLPQKFKFTVQAVDTEEELVSITNLEPKFMIQEPSYDNYKFVIIAFNDKGESQVVEVDKGSIVSEEIAPPVTVSSVRNITTLALALCGGVALVALAACGLVLCTYDRTSRLDLPRDLSDPPLCAYNTEESNCETYHDSDEGSECNVRRTDSFRRAVSRHSSKNFDVRRTSSFHSARYMHDAADPEAVSKCNEIPRHTTCRVHSLQNIHRKKEMDALCDHLVLHLPPETNYNVPRPMNTFYTMPRKMRHKLAKELSDETSEITQNSDGFSLPPPPDEFGTYRAGTRIKDMPTKSTPTYTTVIRKNSTGRDPTKQQYNVSTMNTVGLPTVSGGQHGGVYSYPDDDHHPSHPQDTLSSTGGFQTYFTPRESGL, encoded by the exons atgaatagttttatatatttaacgGTGatcgttttattattaaacagttTATGTGCACAAGAAATATATGAAAAGG TGGATGCTGTGTTAGGACAGAGTGTGGAACTGCCATGCAACGTGACTTCGGAAAAAAAGAACGACAAACTGAATATACTTGCCTGGTACAGAAATGGTTCGACTACAGCATTTTACAG TCGCGACTTACGCCACGGGGACAAGAGCACCACATCGACAAGCAATCGGTACCGACTGGTGACGGGAGAAGCCAAGGGGGAGGACAAGCTGCAGATAGCCAACGTACGAGCCTCTGATGCAGGCTTGTACACCTGCCTCGCAGACTTCGCAGCTAGCCCAGCTTACAAAACTCACGTTCAATTAGCTGTCATTG AACCACCGCGGCATCTATGGGTTGTACATGAAAATGGCACTCAAGTGGCAAAGGCCAGCGCTGGCTCCAACACGAGCCAAAACGTGGGACCTTACTACGTGGGGGACACCGTTCACCTTGCTTGCGTGGCCTATGGAG GTAAGCCTCTAGCTTCATTGTCATGGTGGACGGACCAGCGGTTTTTGAAGAACACCCTGACGCCACTGTCGGAGCATCGTGTGCGCGGTGACCTGATATATGGACCCTTGCAGCGAGAGGATCACGGCCGAGTCTTCACATGCTTAGCTAAAAACAACGAGATTATCGCACCGTTGTCTATAGACATCACCATAGATATGTACT TGCCGCCTGACTTGGTGTCCCTGCGGAGCGAGGGCCCGGACTCGGACGGGTCGACGGGGCGGGTGCGCGCGGGCGAGGCGCTGGCGCTGCAGTGCCGCGTGCTCGGCGCGCGCCCGCTGCCGCCCATCGTCTGGCGGCTCGCCGACAATCAGCTGCTCAACTTGGAGCAGAAAATTACT ATGGAGCCCTCACAGCGGCTCGTGGTGAGCGACATCCAGCTAACGATAGACCGGAAGTACGATGAGTCGCACATTACGTGCTGTGCGCCTGCGCACCGCCGCAACTCGGAACAATTCGTATGCGCACAACCACTACCCCTCACCGTGTTGT ATCCACCCATACTGGAAATCGTGGTGACAGACGCGGATGTGGAGAACAACACGGTCACAGTGATCAAAGGATCCAACTTGTCACTAGCTTGTAGTTACCAAGCCAACCCTGATGTATACGAACTTCTCTTCATTCATAAG GAAGATATAATAGTGAATACTGACAAAGACAGTAAAGGAAATGTACAGCagtttttagaaattaaaaacgTAACTGAAAAGGATGGCGGCGAGTACGCGTGTGTCGCGAACAATAACGAGGGGTCCACGTACAGCGAACCGATCAACATACACGTTATTT ACCCCTCCTACTGCGAAGATAACGCCATAATGGAATACGGTGTTGGAGTAAACGAAGCGGTAAACTTGACTTGCAACGTGAAAAGTAACCCCGCGCCGAAGTCATATCGCTGGATTCTAGTCAACGAGGCTGTGAACATCAGCACTCTAAGAAATCGTCCGCATGAATCTGTTGAAACTGAAGATTCGATATTGTTGTACCAGCGGCCTAACGGAACTGATTACA GTACAATATTCTGTTGGGGACAAAACGATGTGCCTTCAAAAGGGCTGATTCATACACCATGCACATTCTTGGTGACCGGAGAAACAATACCTCGTCCGCCAAGTAACTGCGAAGCTAAGAAAAATTCCATGAATGACATTATTATCGCGTGTGAGAAAGGACACGACGGAGGATTGCCTcag AAATTTAAATTCACCGTGCAAGCTGTGGACACTGAAGAAGAATTAGTTTCAATAACCAATTTGGAACCAAAGTTCATGATACAAGAACCGAGTTACGATAACTACAAATTCGTGATCATAGCTTTCAACGATAAAGGAGAGAGTCAAGTTGTAGAGGTCGATAAGGGCAGCATAGTGAGTGAAGAAATTG CCCCCCCGGTGACagtgagcagcgtgcgcaacaTAACAACACTAGCGCTGGCGCTGTGCGGCGGCGTGGCGCTGGTGGCGCTGGCCGCCTGCGGACTCGTGCTCTGCACCTACGACCGCACCTCGCGCCTCGACCTGCCGCGGGACCTCTCCGACCCACCGCTCTGCGCCTATAATACTGAAG AATCGAACTGTGAAACATATCACGACAGCGACGAAGGTAGCGAGTGCAACGTCAGACGGACGGATTCGTTCCGGCGAGCCGTATCGAGACATTCGTCCAAAAACTTCGATGTGCGGCGGACTAGTTCCTTCCACTCGGCGCGCTACATGCATGACGCGGCCGACCCGGAGGCAGTGAGCAAGTGCAACGAAATACCTCGACACACCACCTGCAGAGTACACTCCTTGCAGAATATccatagaaagaaagaaatggaTGCGCTCTGTGATCACCTAGTGCTGCATCTACCTCCAGAAACTAATTACAACGTTCCGAGACCG ATGAATACATTCTACACGATGCCAAGAAAAATGCGACACAAACTCGCAAAGGAGCTTAGTGACGAGACTTCCGAAATAACACAGAATTCAGATGGATTTTCTTTGCCGCCTCCACCAGACGAATTCGGCACTTATCGCGCAGGAACCAGAATCAAGGACATGCCGACTAAGTCGACACCAACGTACACAACAGTTATAAGAAAGAACTCTACAGGGAGGGATCCCACTAAACAGCAGTATAACGTGTCCACAATGAACACAGTGGGACTGCCCACGGTCAGTGGCGGCCAACACGGCGGAGTGTACTCTTACCCAGACGACGACCATCACCCATCCCATCCGCAG gacACGCTGAGTTCTACTGGCGGTTTCCAAACTTATTTCACCCCTAGGGAATCTggattgtaa